The Benincasa hispida cultivar B227 chromosome 9, ASM972705v1, whole genome shotgun sequence genome has a segment encoding these proteins:
- the LOC120084551 gene encoding zinc finger BED domain-containing protein RICESLEEPER 2-like: MTLTVDNASSNDTAIAYLKKHFKHGLVLDGEFLHVRCCAHILNLIVCDGLKDINDSLVRIRDAVRFVRSSPARLATFKKCIKEGNIDSKSILCLDVPTRWNSTYLMLEAGVKFEKAFERLEDYDTIYINEEEKPTTRDWEIARIFTKFLLVFYEVTVRLSGYLYVTSNTIFHEISIVQDCIKKYSNTICHNDVFLQEMATKMQEKFDKYWRKTDRTNLFFYVAFVLDPDYKMKFLLHCLNQLFDVDVAKIVGSKVEGVLRALFNEYNLSLSVANKGQSSCTIKSSPFRTTSASA; encoded by the coding sequence ATGACATTGACAGTTGATAATGCTTCGTCAAATGATACTGCCATTGCTTATTTGAAGAAGCATTTTAAGCATGGGTTGGTGTTAGATGGTGAATTCTTGCATGTTCGATGTTGTGCACATATATTGAACTTAATTGTATGTGATGGCCTAAAAGATATTAATGATTCATTGGTTCGAATTCGAGATGCTGTAAGGTTTGTTAGATCTTCTCCTGCTAGACTTGCCACATTTAAGAAGTGTATCAAAGAGGGAAACATAGATAGTAAAAGTATATTGTGTCTTGATGTTCCAACTAGATGGAATTCTACTTATTTGATGCTTGAGGCCggtgtaaaatttgaaaaggcatttgagaggttagaagACTACGACACAATCTACATAAATGAGGAGGAAAAACCAACCACCAGGGATTGGGAAATTGCGAGAATATTTACCAAATTCTTGTTAGTGTTCTATGAAGTAACTGTTAGACTTTCAGGGTATTTGTATGTTACTTCCAATACAATCTTCCATGAGATTAGTATTGTTCAGGATtgcataaaaaaatattcaaatacaATTTGTCATAATGATGTGTTTTTGCAAGAAATGGCAACGAAAATGCAAGAAAAGTTTGATAAATATTGGAGAAAAACAGATAGAACAAATTTATTCTTCTATGTTGCCTTCGTTTTGGACCCTGATTATAAGATGAAATTTCTTTTGCATtgcctaaatcaattatttgatgttGATGTGGCAAAAATTGTAGGAAGTAAGGTAGAGGGTGTTTTGAgagcattgttcaatgaatacaaTTTGTCACTATCAGTTGCTAATAAGGGTCAATCTTCATGTACCATTAAAAGTTCTCCATTTAGAACTACAAGTGCAAGTGCTTAA
- the LOC120086171 gene encoding protein FRA10AC1 isoform X1 yields MASFGSLKNAIFEREERKQQYQAHVRGLNAYDRHKKFMHDYVHFYGKNKTGGEKFPIKTDQDTLREGYRFIRSEEDDMDTSWEQKLVKRYYDKLFKEYCIADMTQYKSGKIGLRWRTEKEVISGKGQFICGNKHCDEKDGLASYEVNFSYFEAGENKQALVKLVTCERCLKKLHYKRKKEKEKQERKEQDMSKRKRSSDDNSDSEDEGSRTRRKGKKASTSYGDHKAHDKEDFDEYLEGMFP; encoded by the exons ATGGCGTCGTTCGGCTCTCTGAAGAACGCCATCTTCgaaagagaagagagaaaaca ACAGTACCAGGCTCATGTGCGAGGGCTTAATGCTTACGATCGCCACAAGAAGTTTATGCATGATTATG TTCATTTCTACGGGAAAAATAAAACTGGGGGAGAAAAATTTCCTATCAAGACTGATCAAGACACCTTGAGGGAGGGCTACCG GTTCATTCGTTCGGAAGAAGATGACATGGATACATCATGGGAGCAGAAGCTCGTGAAGCGATATTATGATAAGCTTTTCAAAGA ATACTGCATAGCTGATATGACACAATACAAAAGTGGGAAG ATTGGTCTCAGGTGGCGTACGGAGAAGGAAGTAATATCTGGGAAag GGCAGTTCATATGCGGTAACAAGCATTGTGATGAGAAGGATGGTTTAGCAAGCTATGAg GTgaacttttcttattttgaagcAGGAGAAAACAAACAAGCCCTTGTAAAGCTGGTAACTTGTGAGAG ATGCTTAAAAAAGCTTCACTacaagagaaagaaagaaaaggagaaacaggaAAGGAAGGAGCAAGATATGTCCAAAAGGAAGAG GTCAAGTGATGACAACTCAGATAGTGAGGATGAAGGGAGCAGAACGAGGAGAAAAG GAAAGAAGGCCTCAACATCATATGGGGATCATAAAGCTCACGACAAAGAAGACTTTGATGAATATCTGGAGGGAATGTTTCCATAA
- the LOC120086171 gene encoding protein FRA10AC1 isoform X2, whose translation MTGGYSHPNIQFDARNISVHFYGKNKTGGEKFPIKTDQDTLREGYRFIRSEEDDMDTSWEQKLVKRYYDKLFKEYCIADMTQYKSGKIGLRWRTEKEVISGKGQFICGNKHCDEKDGLASYEVNFSYFEAGENKQALVKLVTCERCLKKLHYKRKKEKEKQERKEQDMSKRKRSSDDNSDSEDEGSRTRRKGKKASTSYGDHKAHDKEDFDEYLEGMFP comes from the exons ATGACAGGAGGCTACAGTCATCCTAACATACAGTTTGATGCAAGAAATATTTCAG TTCATTTCTACGGGAAAAATAAAACTGGGGGAGAAAAATTTCCTATCAAGACTGATCAAGACACCTTGAGGGAGGGCTACCG GTTCATTCGTTCGGAAGAAGATGACATGGATACATCATGGGAGCAGAAGCTCGTGAAGCGATATTATGATAAGCTTTTCAAAGA ATACTGCATAGCTGATATGACACAATACAAAAGTGGGAAG ATTGGTCTCAGGTGGCGTACGGAGAAGGAAGTAATATCTGGGAAag GGCAGTTCATATGCGGTAACAAGCATTGTGATGAGAAGGATGGTTTAGCAAGCTATGAg GTgaacttttcttattttgaagcAGGAGAAAACAAACAAGCCCTTGTAAAGCTGGTAACTTGTGAGAG ATGCTTAAAAAAGCTTCACTacaagagaaagaaagaaaaggagaaacaggaAAGGAAGGAGCAAGATATGTCCAAAAGGAAGAG GTCAAGTGATGACAACTCAGATAGTGAGGATGAAGGGAGCAGAACGAGGAGAAAAG GAAAGAAGGCCTCAACATCATATGGGGATCATAAAGCTCACGACAAAGAAGACTTTGATGAATATCTGGAGGGAATGTTTCCATAA
- the LOC120084552 gene encoding uncharacterized protein LOC120084552, with product MADPKEGGIVKRGHEEGLELAVALLKEFELPEGLLPLADVVEVGYVKETGYVWIVQRKKVEHEFKMVSKLVSYDSEITGFILNKRIKKLKGVKAKEFLLWPPVNDIYIDDHSTGKIHFKSLAGVTKTFPIQAFAAGQ from the coding sequence atggCGGATCCAAAAGAAGGTGGGATAGTGAAAAGGGGGCATGAGGAAGGGCTTGAACTGGCCGTAGCCCTTTTAAAGGAGTTTGAGTTGCCAGAGGGGCTACTCCCTCTAGCCGACGTGGTGGAAGTTGGGTATGTGAAGGAGACTGGCTACGTCTGGATCGTGCAGAGGAAAAAGGTGGAGCACGAATTCAAAATGGTGAGTAAGTTGGTGAGTTATGACTCGGAGATTACTGGGTTCATTTTGAATAAGAGGATTAAAAAGCTTAAGGGTGTCAAGGCTAAAGAGTTTCTGCTTTGGCCTCCTGTTAATGATATCTACATCGATGATCATTCAACAGGAAAGATTCATTTCAAGAGCCTTGCTGGTGTCACCAAAACTTTTCCGATTCAAGCCTTTGCTGCAGGCCAGTGA